The genome window GGTTTCAGAGCAGGTTCGCATAACCGAGCATGTGCATCTTAAGGGTGACCAGCTCAAGGAGATCGTTCCCTGGCTTTACTACGCTTCCGAGATCGATCCACATAATGATCTGGCGTATACGCTGACCGGGTATTATCTGGCATACAGGCTTAACAGGGTCCAGCAGGGGCTTTCCTTCCTCAAGAAGGGCCTTGCCAACAATCCCGAATCATGGCGGTTGAATGCTGAAATTGGCCGATTGTACTTAACCAAGAAAGATGAGCCCGGGGTCGCCTTGCGTTATTTTGCCAGGGCGAAGAACCACCTGGGGAGAGCCCCGCACGATAAATTCCAGCAAAGATATGTACTTACCTATCTGGCGTACTGTTATGAACAGGTCGGGCAGGAAGATAAAGCCATTCCGCTATACCGGCAGCTACAAAGGATCTTCCCGGAGCAGGATTCTTTCCGGGAAAAGATACGAGAACTTTCTTCTCCATAGCGATAGCGGATTTTAATTAAATCATGGGAAAAGAGGTGAGACGGTGAAAACGTATCTCGAATGTATACCCTGTTTTTTGAGGCAAGCCCATGAAGCTGCCAAATTAGCCGGCGCAGATGAGCTGACGCAGAAACAGGTGATCGATGAGGTGTCCCGGCTTCTGCCGGAATTTCCGCTTAACGTGACCCCGCCCGAAATAGCACGGACCGTTTACGGTCTGGTCGAGGAGATCACAGGCGGAAAAGATGTTTACAAGAAAGTAAAGCAAAAAAGCAACCGGATGTCGATGGAGCTCTACTCACGGCTTAAAGACCAGATAGAAGGCTCTGACGACGTACTATTAAGCGCGGTACGGCTAGCGGTTGCGGGGAACGTTATAGATTATGGTGTTCCACATGCCTTTGATATCGAAAAAGAGATAGAAGAGTGTCTGGAGAAGGATTTTGCTATATTCGATTTCGAAGATTTTGCAAAAGCGGTGAAACGCTCAGATAATATCCTATATCTTCTTGATAACGCGGGTGAAATTGTCTTTGACAAGATCCTTGTTGAAGAGATCGATCGGGATATAGTCTGCGCGGTGAGAGGAAAACCCATCATAAACGATGTGACCATGGAAGACGCACGTGAAACGGGACTGGACAGGGTGGTGCCTGTTATATCCAGTGGATCGGATGTTCCCGGCACTGTGCCTTCCAGATGCAATGAAGAATTCCTTGAACTGTACAATAAGGCTGATCTCATTATCAGCAAGGGGCAGGGTAATTATGAGACCCTCGCAGATGAGTCCAAACCCATTTTTTTCATTTTCAAAGCCAAGTGTCCGGTGATCGCCCGTCATATCGGATGCGAAGTGGGGGATATCATCTTAAAGAAGCAACCCCTTATATGATATAATATTATAGGGGTGATTTAAGCATGATATCCGCTGAAAGACTCGAAAAAATATGGCGCGAGAAGCTCTCGCGAAGAGATTTCATAAGCAAATGCGTGGCTACAGGAGCCACTGTAGCCGCTTCAATGTATCTTTTTGATGCTCTTTCAAAATACGAGGCGTATGCTTCCGTGGGCGAGAAAAGGGGTATGAGAGAGGCCCTTTTCTACGAGAAGATAAGCGATGATATCGTAAGGTGCAAGCTTTGTCCTGAAGAGTGTGTTCTCTCCAACGGGCAGAGGGGGTTCTGCCGGGTGCGGGGCCCTGTAAAAGGTAAGTTATACAGCTTTGTCTATGAGCTTGTTTGCGCGATGCATGTGGATCCTATCGAGAAAAAACCCATGTTCCATGTATTGCCTGGTTCAAGGTCTTTTTCGATTGCTACAGCCGGATGCAATTCAAGATGTAAATTCTGCCAGAACTGGACCATTTCACAACGCCCTCCAGAACAGACGAATAACAGGGTATTGACCAAGGAGGGTC of Candidatus Omnitrophota bacterium contains these proteins:
- a CDS encoding DUF89 family protein, translated to MKTYLECIPCFLRQAHEAAKLAGADELTQKQVIDEVSRLLPEFPLNVTPPEIARTVYGLVEEITGGKDVYKKVKQKSNRMSMELYSRLKDQIEGSDDVLLSAVRLAVAGNVIDYGVPHAFDIEKEIEECLEKDFAIFDFEDFAKAVKRSDNILYLLDNAGEIVFDKILVEEIDRDIVCAVRGKPIINDVTMEDARETGLDRVVPVISSGSDVPGTVPSRCNEEFLELYNKADLIISKGQGNYETLADESKPIFFIFKAKCPVIARHIGCEVGDIILKKQPLI